A portion of the Homalodisca vitripennis isolate AUS2020 chromosome 2, UT_GWSS_2.1, whole genome shotgun sequence genome contains these proteins:
- the LOC124354576 gene encoding spindle pole body component 110-like isoform X2, giving the protein MTCHRQQQSPTNKSDKNILFHHSEMVDNLQQQLALAMEEKRTVEAMWKASLREVDTLQEQLQQYQSGHQLTVAHNRLNDVQKDYTEAIKLLESKLVSLKAENNQLTVKTQLLEDQLMQVTSQMALMTEKNLSLSNALKESRNHEQELKSGYLTLEAKYIELDKSYEIDKRKFARAYEHDKVEAQLHDKVEAAVRQRDELQAALERCHERMAELLRNAASDRNRVEEAVALAESVIVLRDDTIAQQNALAEEIKRLKAELERVNGEADKRAGQETSTMRRQYDLELITLRDQLRVSQQERDRKYAEVSQLQRECERLQALVDQGRLPAGTDNYRRDQRFEQAYQELQRMDTDCQQLQKENHSLRDSLIRLEER; this is encoded by the exons GAGAAAAGAACAGTAGAGGCGATGTGGAAGGCCAGCTTGAGAGAGGTAGACACTTTGCAAGAACAATTGCAGCAGTATCAGTCTGGACACCAGTTGACAGTGGCTCACAACAGACTTAATGAT GTACAAAAAGACTACACTGAAGCAATAAAACTGTTGGAATCAAAATTGGTGAGTTTAAAGGCAGAAAATAATCAGCTGACAGTAAAAACACAGTTGCTAGAGGACCAGTTGATGCAGGTCACTTCACAGATGGCTCTTATGACCGAGAAAAACCTCTCTTTGAGCAACGCATTGAAAGAATCAAGAAATCATGAACAGGAGTTAAAGTCTGGTTATTTGACTCTAGAAGCTAAATACATAGAGCTGGACAAGTCATATGAGATTG ATAAAAGAAAATTTGCACGTGCCTATGAGCATGACAAGGTGGAGGCTCAGTTACATGATAAGGTGGAGGCAGCAGTGAGGCAGCGAGACGAGTTGCAGGCAGCATTGGAGCGGTGTCATGAACGGATGGCAGAGTTGCTGCGTAATGCAGCTAGTGACCGCAACCGTGTAGAGGAGGCTGTGGCATTAGCTGAGAGTGTTATTGTTCTCCGAGATGACACCATTGCTCAGCAGAATGCTTTGGCAG AAGAGATAAAGAGGCTGAAGGCTGAGCTGGAGCGAGTGAATGGGGAGGCAGATAAACGTGCAGGGCAAGAGACTTCAACAATGCGCAGACAGTACGACTTGGAGTTGATCACTTTGAGAGACCAGCTAAGAGTCTCTCAACAG GAGCGCGACAGGAAGTATGCAGAGGTTAGCCAACTACAGAGGGAATGTGAGCGACTGCAAGCTCTGGTAGACCAGGGCAGACTGCCGGCAGGTACAGACAATTACCGGCGTGACCAACGGTTTGAGCAGGCTTACCAGGAGTTACAGCGGATGGATACAGACTGCCAGCAGCTGCAGAAGGAGAATCATTCATTGCGTGACAGCCTCATCAGACTGGAGGAGAGGTAG